The following proteins come from a genomic window of Triticum aestivum cultivar Chinese Spring chromosome 6A, IWGSC CS RefSeq v2.1, whole genome shotgun sequence:
- the LOC123129062 gene encoding rust resistance kinase Lr10-like, whose product MFKALVVALLFSVLNHGSNRATASGDGDFFHKVHNCPPFRCGDGRTEIRFPFRLATSPQYCGAPGLELACSMEADTILLHPILGLCKVTSIYYNFGVLNVIPLEESWTRCPLQNITTTNLSTSVYIPDSYGGETAILVRCSRELIRMEKAGTTPGMGDSIVGPISCLSNTSQFMYLMDGSEPMYILPLDCTVVSNGISTPWDYDIKYAVLFAERARRVIAFGETTLTWSVPTITDICLGCEQNRHPCGFSSQRRQAFCKRQGSRVKVIAATSSVATFVVLLLTAATALYRSLKSKVDEEVRLKIEMFLKAYGTSKPTRYTFSEVKKVTRRFKDRLGQGGFGSVHKGQLANGVPVAVKMLENSKSDGEEFMNEVATIGRIHHANVVRLLGFCSDGTRRALIYKFMPNGSLEKYIFAHESDICRELLAPNKMLEIASGIARGIEYLHQGCNQRILHFDIKPHNILLDYSFNPKISDFGLAKLCTRDHSIVTLTAARGTMGYIAPELYSRNFGRISSKSDVYSFGMLVLEMVSGRRNSDPWIENQNEVYIPEWIYEKISTEQELESSREMTQEEKDTVRKLAIVALWCIQWNPKNRPSMPKVLNMLTGTLQSLTMPPKPFVSSPGHPMPQI is encoded by the exons CAAGTGGTGATGGGGATTTCTTCCATAAGGTCCATAACTGCCCACCATTCAGGTGCGGTGATGGCAGAACAGAGATCCGATTTCCGTTCCGCCTTGCCACCAGCCCCCAGTATTGTGGAGCACCTGGCTTGGAGCTAGCATGCTCAATGGAAGCAGACACAATCCTACTTCACCCAATTCTTGGACTATGCAAGGTCacttcaatctactacaatttcggTGTTCTGAATGTTATCCCGCTAGAAGAATCATGGACTAGGTGCCCGCTTCAGAACATCACTACCACCAATCTATCAACTAGTGTATACATACCTGACAGTTACGGGGGTGAAACTGCAATCCTGGTACGCTGTTCAAGAGAGTTGATACGAATGGAGAAGGCCGGTACGACACCAGGTATGGGGGACAGTATTGTTGGCCCAATCTCTTGCCTGAGCAACACAAGCCAGTTCATGTATTTGATGGACGGTAGTGAACCAATGTATATTCTTCCCTTAGACTGCACAGTGGTTTCAAACGGTATTTCAACGCCGTGGGATTATGATATCAAATATGCTGTGTTATTTGCCGAAAGAGCCAGAAGGGTCATTGCATTTGGTGAGACAACCTTGACTTGGTCAGTTCCTACCATAACCGACATTTGTCTAGGCTGCGAGCAAAACAGGCATCCCTGCGGATTCAGCTCACAACGCAGGCAAGCATTCTGCAAGCGCCAAG GTTCACGTGTGAAAGTCATTGCAG CAACATCATCGGTAGCCACATTTGTGGTTCTCTTGCTGACGGCAGCCACAGCACTCTATCGATCCCTAAAATCAAAGGTTGATGAAGAGGTACGTCTGAAGATCGAAATGTTTCTCAAGGCATATGGCACATCAAAACCAACAAGGTACACATTCTCTGAAGTTAAAAAGGTAACAAGACGATTCAAAGATAGACTGGGTCAGGGTGGATTTGGAAGCGTACACAAAGGTCAGCTGGCAAATGGAGTACCTGTGGCAGTAAAGATGCTGGAGAACTCAAAGAGTGATGGGGAAGAGTTCATGAATGAAGTTGCGACAATTGGTAGGATCCACCATGCTAATGTGGTCCGCCTCTTGGGATTCTGCTCAGATGGAACAAGGCGTGCTCTTATCTACAAATTCATGCCGAACGGATCACTTGAGAAATATATATTTGCACATGAATCAGATATTTGTCGAGAGCTATTAGCACCTAACAAAATGCTGGAAATAGCATCGGGCATTGCACGAGGAATCGAATACCTGCATCAAGGGTGCAATCAGCGGATCCTCCATTTCGACATCAAGCCTCACAACATCTTGCTGGATTACAGCTTCAATCCAAAGATTTCTGATTTTGGGCTTGCGAAGCTGTGTACAAGAGATCATAGCATCGTCACACTGACTGCAGCAAGAGGAACAATGGGTTACATTGCGCCAGAACTATATTCACGGAACTTTGGGAGAATATCCAGTAAGTCCGATGTCTATAGCTTTGGCATGCTGGTGCTGGAAATGGTGAGCGGTAGGAGGAACTCGGATCCATGGATTGAGAACCAAAACGAGGTTTACATCCCAGAATGGATATATGAGAAAATAAGCACGGAGCAAGAACTGGAATCATCAAGGGAAATGACGCAAGAAGAGAAGGATACAGTAAGAAAGCTGGCCATTGTGGCACTATGGTGCATTCAGTGGAACCCAAAAAATCGCCCATCGATGCCAAAAGTGTTGAACATGTTGACAGGAACCTTGCAGAGTTTAACGATGCCCCCCAAGCCATTTGTTTCGTCTCCGGGCCACCCCATGCCGCAAATCTAG